The Deltaproteobacteria bacterium genome includes a window with the following:
- the gspN gene encoding type II secretion system protein GspN, with protein MRGRGAVRYVVYLLLFLSGTAIFLISTFPGGRMAEMLNARMKDVTGGVLSMDSAAFVFPLSLKVTGLDAMIGGAHVNLGNAMVSFGLKSFVGHDRSAGIVLKGPWGELPVTLEKEGRTWHIKGRGKGIELARIPGGQNLPVKLSGRLSLDVDLDVDSDGKGKISGKGNARVGDASLSGGAMDILGAGSLGISRALVFWTVKDNLLTLGETTVQGDIIGDARGTALLFPSNIKNSRLNMTLSLRPSASSRKRLAPLFLLAGARAKTDGSVTVQVRGTVGNPKISL; from the coding sequence ATGAGGGGACGCGGCGCTGTCAGATACGTGGTCTACCTGCTTCTTTTCCTGTCGGGAACGGCAATCTTTCTGATTTCGACCTTTCCCGGGGGCAGGATGGCTGAAATGCTGAACGCGCGGATGAAGGATGTTACCGGGGGAGTCCTGTCCATGGATTCGGCCGCATTTGTTTTCCCCCTGTCCCTGAAGGTGACCGGGCTTGACGCCATGATCGGCGGTGCCCATGTCAACCTTGGAAACGCGATGGTGTCCTTCGGTCTGAAGAGCTTTGTGGGACATGACAGGAGTGCGGGGATTGTCCTGAAAGGACCCTGGGGAGAACTGCCTGTCACCCTTGAGAAGGAAGGGCGGACATGGCACATCAAGGGCCGGGGAAAGGGGATTGAGCTTGCCCGCATCCCCGGTGGGCAGAACCTCCCCGTGAAGCTTTCGGGCCGACTTTCCCTCGATGTGGATCTTGACGTGGACAGCGATGGAAAGGGGAAGATATCCGGCAAGGGAAACGCGCGGGTTGGCGACGCTTCGCTTTCCGGAGGCGCCATGGACATTCTGGGCGCCGGGTCTCTGGGAATCTCACGGGCCCTTGTTTTCTGGACCGTTAAGGATAATCTTCTCACGCTCGGCGAGACCACCGTTCAGGGTGACATCATCGGCGATGCCAGGGGAACCGCCCTGCTTTTCCCATCGAATATCAAAAATTCCCGACTCAATATGACGCTTAGCCTGCGTCCCTCGGCGTCGTCGCGTAAGCGGCTGGCCCCCCTGTTTCTTCTCGCCGGAGCCAGGGCAAAAACCGACGGATCCGTCACTGTCCAGGTGAGGGGAACGGTCGGAAATCCGAAGATCAGCCTGTA
- a CDS encoding type II secretion system protein M — protein sequence MRSFLHRLSERERIVIVLGALFVLSTLLYSLVLSPALERRDRWQSMAVRKKQELARFEELKTRYMELTQSLSGFEKRIGSSRDEGSLLARLESGARESGVQDKIASMKPLKTQMESGIEESSVEIRLEKLDLGSLVGFLKNVENENRLVRTRRIRIKARFDDPKLLDVTLLVSTLEGK from the coding sequence TTGCGTAGTTTCCTTCACCGCCTTTCAGAAAGGGAGAGAATCGTTATCGTCCTGGGGGCACTGTTTGTCCTCAGCACCCTTCTCTACAGCCTTGTTCTCTCTCCCGCCCTGGAAAGGCGAGACCGGTGGCAGAGTATGGCGGTTCGAAAAAAACAGGAGCTTGCCAGGTTTGAGGAGCTGAAAACCCGATATATGGAGCTGACTCAATCGTTGTCCGGTTTTGAAAAACGTATCGGGTCCTCCCGGGATGAAGGTTCACTTCTCGCCCGACTTGAATCGGGAGCCAGGGAATCAGGGGTCCAGGACAAAATCGCGTCAATGAAACCGCTGAAAACTCAGATGGAATCGGGAATCGAGGAATCATCCGTGGAGATCAGGCTGGAGAAGCTGGATCTTGGTTCTCTCGTTGGATTTCTGAAGAACGTGGAGAATGAGAACCGCCTTGTCAGAACCAGGCGGATTCGTATCAAGGCCCGTTTCGACGATCCCAAGTTGCTTGACGTCACGTTGTTGGTCAGCACCCTGGAGGGCAAATGA